A single window of Gammaproteobacteria bacterium DNA harbors:
- the modB gene encoding molybdate ABC transporter permease subunit: MVFSEADLTAIWLTLKLATTVTILLLFIGTPIAWWLARTRSWLKGPVGAVVALPLVLPPTALGFYLLVAMGPHGFIGQLTQQFGMGTLAFTFWGLVLASVFYSLPFVVQPIQNAMQALGDRPLEVAATLRAGPWDRFFTVVVPMAKPGFITATILGFAHTVGEFGVVLMIGGNIPGQTRVVSVQIYDHAEALEYAQAHVLAGSMVVFSFLVLLGLYGFQQKNPFTGFK; encoded by the coding sequence ATCGTGTTTTCTGAAGCGGACCTCACGGCAATCTGGCTAACACTTAAACTGGCCACCACGGTGACAATCTTGCTGTTGTTCATCGGTACGCCTATCGCTTGGTGGTTGGCGCGCACTCGCTCCTGGTTAAAAGGGCCGGTGGGCGCTGTGGTGGCACTGCCACTGGTATTGCCACCCACCGCGCTGGGTTTTTACCTGCTGGTGGCCATGGGACCGCACGGATTTATCGGTCAACTGACACAGCAATTCGGTATGGGAACCTTGGCCTTTACATTCTGGGGGTTGGTGTTGGCCTCGGTATTCTATTCGCTGCCGTTTGTGGTGCAGCCGATACAAAATGCCATGCAAGCACTGGGTGACCGACCGCTAGAAGTGGCTGCGACACTTCGAGCGGGCCCTTGGGATCGGTTTTTTACGGTGGTGGTGCCTATGGCCAAACCCGGTTTCATCACTGCCACTATTCTCGGCTTTGCGCATACCGTGGGTGAGTTCGGAGTGGTCTTGATGATCGGTGGCAATATCCCTGGGCAAACCCGCGTTGTATCGGTTCAAATCTACGACCACGCGGAGGCGCTGGAGTATGCCCAGGCCCATGTATTGGCGGGCAGTATGGTGGTCTTCTCGTTTCTGGTGTTATTGGGGCTGTATGGATTTCAACAGAAAAACCCTTTTACGGGGTTTAAATAA
- a CDS encoding ATP-binding protein, translating into MLRRRITERLQTMIAQVPAVALLGARQVGKTTLAKTIAKDINSIYLDLEAPEDLLKLSDPSSFLSAHADKLVILDEIQRSPQLFPVLRGLIDKNREQGRRAGQFLLLGSASMDLMRQSSESLAGRISYLEMGGLNVAEIDGKQADRQTLWLRGGFPDSYLATGDDVAMDWLENLIRTYLERDIPQMGFRVPAARLRRLWTMLAHLQGETINYSKLASNLEVDAKTVSHYIDILADLLLVRRLEPWHANVKKRLVKSPRYYVRDSGILHRLLGIDSYDALLSNPVLGKSWEGFAVENILSILPSRTEIYFYRTAAGAEVDLVIKMPSSEIWAIEIKHGVAPKIGKHYNQTCDDVGATHKFILYGGEDEFPVGNDVKIISLPGLMERIYLG; encoded by the coding sequence ATGTTAAGGCGGCGAATTACAGAAAGACTTCAGACAATGATCGCACAAGTGCCTGCGGTCGCATTGCTTGGTGCGCGTCAGGTAGGCAAAACGACACTTGCAAAAACCATTGCTAAAGACATCAACTCAATTTACCTCGATTTGGAAGCCCCCGAGGATTTGCTTAAGCTCAGCGACCCCAGCAGTTTTTTAAGCGCCCATGCCGATAAGCTGGTTATCCTCGATGAAATACAGCGAAGCCCACAATTGTTCCCCGTGCTAAGAGGTCTGATCGATAAAAACCGGGAGCAGGGACGTAGAGCAGGTCAGTTTTTGCTGCTTGGATCGGCATCCATGGATTTGATGCGTCAGTCTTCGGAAAGCCTGGCAGGTCGGATTAGTTATCTCGAGATGGGGGGGCTTAACGTTGCTGAAATTGATGGTAAGCAAGCGGATCGGCAGACCCTTTGGCTGCGGGGAGGCTTTCCCGACAGCTATCTGGCCACAGGTGATGACGTGGCCATGGACTGGCTTGAAAACCTGATTCGTACTTATCTTGAGCGCGACATACCGCAAATGGGCTTCCGTGTCCCCGCAGCAAGGTTGCGCCGACTGTGGACGATGTTGGCGCATTTGCAAGGTGAAACCATAAACTATTCCAAACTGGCTTCAAACCTGGAAGTCGATGCCAAGACGGTAAGTCATTACATTGATATTCTGGCGGATCTTTTGTTGGTCAGACGTCTTGAGCCCTGGCATGCCAACGTCAAAAAGCGATTAGTAAAATCACCCCGCTATTATGTTCGCGACAGCGGTATTCTGCACCGCTTGCTAGGTATCGACAGCTACGATGCGTTACTGTCTAATCCGGTTTTGGGCAAGAGTTGGGAAGGCTTTGCCGTTGAAAATATTCTGTCGATATTACCGAGTCGCACAGAAATTTATTTTTACCGTACAGCCGCCGGCGCAGAGGTTGACCTGGTTATCAAGATGCCGTCATCTGAAATCTGGGCCATAGAGATCAAGCATGGGGTTGCCCCAAAAATCGGCAAGCACTACAACCAGACCTGTGATGATGTTGGTGCAACACACAAATTCATCCTTTACGGTGGTGAGGATGAGTTTCCTGTGGGTAATGATGTGAAAATTATTTCTCTGCCAGGGCTTATGGAAAGAATTTATTTAGGCTGA
- a CDS encoding alginate export family protein, whose protein sequence is MAEESPVWSLDGTYRLRYESLDQPFRANASGSDQILVSRLLLSLKGRGEHGFSELELQDSRAWLDDSDTPLGTDDVNAFEPLQAYLGWQGTTNSGDAFAVKAGRFTMDIGSRRFVARNRFRNTINAFTGVHVDWKTSWHWQAYYTLPVQRQPNARNELDANEIEFDEEFRNVRFWGLDGAGKVGVANLELFWFALQERDGGGLATDNQDFYTLGARWWRAPSARHWDYEVEAAYQFGESRNSAAPTDTNNLDHRASFLHSHLGYQFDDTWQSRLTVEFDYASGDKNPTDNESNRFVTLFGARRFDFGPTGIYGPIIRGNIITPGLQWEFAPTDIVRAFVGYRAFWLAEKRDGLTAAGLRDISGNSGRFVGQQLEARWQLNVAAQWQVELGGAYLMKGEFLKDAPNAPDTGDTIYVYSQIVYRFE, encoded by the coding sequence ATGGCTGAAGAAAGCCCTGTATGGAGTCTCGATGGTACCTACCGCTTGCGCTATGAGTCTCTTGACCAACCCTTTCGTGCAAACGCCAGCGGCAGCGATCAGATACTGGTCTCGCGTTTGCTGCTAAGTCTAAAGGGGCGCGGAGAGCACGGGTTTAGCGAGCTGGAACTTCAGGATTCTCGTGCTTGGTTGGACGACAGTGACACACCTTTGGGTACTGATGATGTTAACGCCTTCGAGCCCTTACAGGCCTATCTTGGTTGGCAGGGGACTACGAATAGCGGCGATGCATTTGCCGTAAAAGCGGGGCGCTTTACCATGGATATTGGCAGCCGTCGATTTGTGGCGCGCAATCGTTTTCGCAATACGATCAATGCCTTTACTGGCGTACATGTGGACTGGAAGACCAGTTGGCATTGGCAGGCCTACTACACCTTGCCGGTACAGCGACAACCCAATGCCCGAAATGAGTTGGACGCGAACGAGATAGAATTTGATGAGGAATTTCGCAATGTGCGATTCTGGGGGCTGGACGGTGCGGGTAAAGTTGGGGTAGCGAATCTGGAATTATTTTGGTTTGCCTTGCAGGAACGCGATGGGGGCGGTCTCGCCACAGATAATCAAGACTTTTATACGCTTGGGGCGCGCTGGTGGCGAGCACCCTCAGCTCGACACTGGGATTACGAAGTGGAGGCTGCTTATCAGTTTGGCGAGTCTCGCAATAGCGCGGCGCCAACGGATACCAACAATCTCGATCACCGTGCCAGTTTCCTACACAGCCACCTCGGCTATCAATTCGATGATACCTGGCAATCCAGACTCACAGTGGAATTTGATTACGCCAGCGGTGACAAAAATCCCACCGACAATGAAAGCAATCGCTTCGTGACCTTGTTTGGTGCGCGACGATTTGACTTCGGACCAACGGGAATCTATGGGCCAATTATTCGCGGCAATATTATTACACCCGGACTGCAGTGGGAATTCGCACCAACCGACATAGTTCGGGCGTTTGTCGGATATCGCGCTTTCTGGCTTGCGGAAAAACGGGACGGTCTAACGGCAGCTGGCTTGCGAGATATTAGTGGAAACAGTGGTCGCTTTGTTGGCCAACAACTGGAGGCACGCTGGCAATTAAATGTTGCCGCACAATGGCAAGTGGAACTGGGCGGGGCCTATTTGATGAAAGGTGAGTTTCTTAAGGATGCCCCCAATGCCCCGGATACCGGTGATACTATCTATGTTTATTCGCAAATTGTTTACCGGTTCGAGTGA
- the modC gene encoding molybdenum ABC transporter ATP-binding protein, whose amino-acid sequence MYYSGSDPSALALDIDLTLPGDGITAIFGQSGSGKTTLLRCVAGLERAQSGRLTVNGEDWQSDTLFLPTHQRSLGYVFQESSLFPHLTAQGNLNYAMKRSGIPSANVLFDQVIALMGIEQVLARCPHQLSGGERQRVAIARALLIQPRLLLMDEPLASLDTARKQEILPYLERLRSTFDMPILYVSHSLDEVTRLADHVVVLGQGRAVAQGRVNEVFSRIDVPLPVGSDAGVVWQGQVRERNEQWHLVRISCAGGDLWVQDMGDVIGQSIRVRILARDVSLTLSCHEDSSILNRLPVNVQEIATDSDTALALVRLQADDDFVTAQLTSRSVDYLKLVPGQRLWAQIKSVAILR is encoded by the coding sequence ATGTATTACAGCGGTTCCGATCCGTCGGCCTTAGCACTGGATATCGATTTGACGCTGCCGGGCGATGGAATCACCGCCATCTTTGGTCAGTCAGGTTCGGGGAAAACGACCTTGCTGCGGTGCGTGGCCGGGCTGGAGCGCGCCCAATCAGGGCGCTTAACCGTCAATGGCGAAGACTGGCAAAGCGATACCCTGTTTCTGCCTACCCATCAGCGCTCTTTGGGTTATGTCTTTCAGGAATCCAGTCTGTTTCCCCATCTCACTGCGCAAGGCAATTTGAATTACGCCATGAAGCGATCCGGCATTCCGAGCGCAAATGTTTTATTCGATCAAGTGATCGCACTCATGGGGATCGAACAGGTGCTGGCTCGCTGTCCACATCAGTTATCCGGTGGCGAGCGGCAACGGGTGGCCATTGCCAGGGCACTCCTCATTCAACCTCGATTACTGCTGATGGATGAGCCTCTGGCTTCCCTGGATACCGCCAGAAAGCAAGAAATATTGCCCTATCTGGAAAGGCTCAGATCAACCTTTGATATGCCGATACTGTATGTCAGTCACTCCCTTGATGAAGTGACGCGCCTGGCAGACCATGTGGTGGTACTTGGACAGGGTCGCGCTGTCGCCCAAGGTCGTGTTAATGAGGTTTTTTCCCGTATCGATGTGCCTCTGCCAGTGGGCAGTGATGCCGGTGTTGTCTGGCAAGGACAGGTAAGAGAGCGCAACGAGCAATGGCACCTGGTACGGATTAGCTGTGCAGGCGGTGACCTTTGGGTGCAGGATATGGGAGATGTCATAGGCCAGAGTATTCGGGTGCGGATATTGGCCAGGGATGTCAGTCTGACCCTGAGTTGCCATGAGGACTCCAGCATTTTGAATCGGCTCCCGGTGAACGTCCAGGAGATAGCCACTGACAGCGACACTGCTTTGGCGTTGGTACGATTACAAGCCGATGACGACTTTGTAACCGCACAATTGACCTCTCGATCCGTTGATTACCTGAAGTTGGTGCCTGGGCAACGGCTATGGGCACAAATTAAATCCGTTGCCATCTTGCGCTAA
- a CDS encoding FAD-dependent monooxygenase has product MKKQLPSTLVVGAGPVGMAGALELDRQGIRVRIIDKNEQRSTLSKAVGINARTLELLQPSGVSQALIARGLRIYRVNMRYGDRILTTVDFSKMNHPFNFMLSLPQDETEAILEEALQARGISVEKGVEFAGYDTDGDSVSARIRRKDIASTFDVDYILGADGAHSSVRKSIGLDFPGRPYEDTWSLADVRMAWPFGHGEAHLIMRDDGKVLFVMSMPGNRYRLISNQGSVFDLLPGRSQIHDVIWNTEFKVSLRQVEAYCKGSVYLAGDAAHIHSPAGGRGMNLGIEDAVVFARRLAAGELEGYSDHRHAVGQQVVRESDKQFRMASVRNPLGKLFRNFMVSNVLGSERVQRKFRRRMAGIDHVPA; this is encoded by the coding sequence ATGAAGAAGCAATTACCCAGTACCCTGGTCGTCGGCGCCGGACCGGTTGGCATGGCCGGTGCGCTGGAACTGGACCGGCAGGGTATTCGCGTCAGGATCATCGATAAAAACGAGCAGCGAAGCACGCTGAGCAAGGCCGTGGGTATCAACGCCAGGACCCTGGAGCTGCTGCAACCCAGCGGTGTTTCCCAGGCGTTGATCGCCCGAGGTCTGCGGATATACCGCGTTAACATGCGATATGGCGACAGGATACTGACCACGGTGGACTTCTCGAAAATGAACCACCCGTTCAACTTTATGCTGTCGCTGCCACAGGATGAAACCGAGGCGATTCTCGAAGAAGCCCTGCAGGCTCGCGGCATCTCGGTGGAAAAAGGCGTTGAATTCGCCGGCTACGATACGGATGGAGACAGTGTATCGGCGCGTATTCGCCGCAAGGATATCGCATCGACATTTGATGTCGACTACATCCTGGGCGCGGACGGCGCACACTCCTCGGTCAGGAAGAGCATAGGTCTGGATTTTCCCGGCAGGCCTTACGAGGACACCTGGAGCCTGGCCGATGTGCGCATGGCATGGCCGTTTGGGCATGGCGAGGCGCACCTGATCATGCGCGACGACGGCAAGGTGCTGTTCGTCATGTCCATGCCTGGTAACCGCTACCGGCTGATATCCAACCAGGGCAGCGTGTTCGACCTGCTGCCCGGGCGCTCGCAAATTCATGACGTGATCTGGAATACCGAGTTCAAGGTCAGCCTGCGGCAGGTCGAGGCATATTGCAAAGGATCGGTGTACCTGGCCGGCGATGCAGCACATATCCATTCTCCGGCCGGCGGCCGGGGCATGAACCTTGGCATCGAAGACGCCGTCGTATTCGCCCGGCGCCTGGCTGCCGGCGAACTGGAAGGTTACTCCGATCACCGCCATGCGGTCGGACAGCAGGTCGTGCGCGAAAGCGACAAGCAGTTCCGCATGGCGTCAGTCAGAAATCCGCTGGGCAAGCTGTTTCGGAACTTCATGGTGAGCAACGTCCTGGGTTCCGAACGGGTACAACGCAAGTTCAGGCGGCGCATGGCCGGTATCGACCATGTTCCAGCCTGA
- the modA gene encoding molybdate ABC transporter substrate-binding protein produces the protein MRRFNRLISISLGYLLLLSTAQAEEIHAAVAANFTAAMNDIVAQFKKSSGHKVTLSFGSSGKIFAQIQYGAPFQVFLSADQAKPEALENAGLSVPGSRFTYAVGALALWSTRPGFTNDDARLKNGDFNKLALANPKLAPYGAAAVEVLESLKLKQATEPKWVMGENIAQTYQFVGSGNADLGFVALSQIMDKGEIKEGSSWIIPTELYSPIRQDAVLLNRAKDSAGAKALLAYLRSEEAHAIIRTYGYTTE, from the coding sequence ATGCGTCGATTTAACCGTTTGATTTCCATCTCGTTAGGCTATCTGCTGCTATTAAGCACCGCCCAGGCCGAAGAGATTCATGCCGCTGTTGCCGCGAATTTCACGGCTGCCATGAACGATATCGTGGCACAGTTTAAAAAAAGCTCGGGGCATAAAGTGACCTTGTCTTTTGGTTCATCAGGCAAAATCTTTGCGCAAATTCAATACGGTGCACCATTCCAAGTATTTTTATCGGCTGATCAAGCGAAGCCAGAGGCATTGGAAAATGCGGGGTTAAGTGTGCCTGGCAGTCGCTTTACCTACGCGGTGGGTGCACTGGCACTCTGGTCTACCAGGCCCGGCTTTACGAATGATGATGCTCGCTTAAAAAATGGTGACTTTAACAAGTTGGCCTTGGCCAACCCAAAACTTGCGCCCTACGGTGCTGCTGCAGTGGAAGTATTGGAATCACTCAAGCTTAAACAAGCCACGGAGCCCAAATGGGTGATGGGAGAAAACATTGCGCAAACCTATCAATTTGTTGGTTCGGGGAATGCCGATCTGGGGTTTGTGGCGTTGTCGCAAATTATGGACAAGGGCGAGATAAAAGAAGGGTCTAGCTGGATCATACCCACCGAACTTTACAGCCCGATCCGTCAAGATGCCGTGCTGTTAAACCGCGCGAAAGACAGCGCTGGCGCTAAAGCCCTGCTGGCGTATCTACGCAGCGAGGAAGCTCATGCCATCATTCGCACCTACGGTTACACCACAGAATAG
- a CDS encoding ankyrin repeat domain-containing protein: MSTCDICGNDLPAEAMQRFPSSLMSTLSKQAFVPKHLPRVIQDMVSADTSLEALWKMTVSVNETDWGLCPSCAAEVREFSVATKASGETPDAPDRNMQSHQASGDITFDPITFDIVLGLMIVVGAVVLAWYGYRTADSELMILGGLFLGLLFLTGVGLAFSGLRSVTRKRRQSLAKCKECSAQYSFLSARGDGLCSVCGDRADEEMKRDEEQAERLKIRNTNEKIRAWLDAIASGEEWKHYGVGLWTSLGHQASQTVNLWAGRFFGGILGDMLHSETMLMSLVAVTEKHDLYIAHLGGTVGISPERINSAAFNKATVLKMVLTRANVSVDHEGRLVVRGFQNGKSIAMSFPACFIDGNEKLPARLMSIAALTQQGKQPPVAVHTDPDVEDADYQPGNSVLESLMVQTHTAWKAGELDPLNKVCAQEARTNSLRAFIDGHRQYEEDILRAHRLRAFDEDEFLVGLNEEDFVLTSKALYLFKPEEQVILLRDVQKFQTKGILKLTLELTMASGEKRTLPGIGSLPEDHYVQHFMSYVYPGTTASATIAIAEAPESEVSSAVEFDEQVEIATPELATLQVEGEKQSDDMPVSLLYLAAAAGDAGAVRALIEKGTKTNVKTSGGVTALMGAAAGGHGAVVDLLLAHDTDVNAQAELGHFALYLAAQNGHTGIVRELLKKGANVDMQTNWGATSLQVAAQQGHREIAEILLEYGATVDLDSQFVPRAIVIAMHANHTELVELLTRATVGLVRVDGLSYLGTLGSDQLPVGEARLIDGQVTISSKRSRLKKDDSVDSKQPESVNEEGQASMFVFDYERMSDAYGIAAFGAIAEGLHGSRGVCAFLDGDLEIAAGGVSGVPGLLMGIRDNGWVIGTSRADSPLIFLASIDHLHGYVAAMWTDNAEAIDLLDRHLANRFPDAYLGFLRHPQRLDLPKFHDIFQPLQLPVKATYVDGREKIN, translated from the coding sequence ATGAGTACCTGTGATATCTGTGGTAACGACCTCCCGGCCGAAGCTATGCAGCGATTTCCATCCTCGCTGATGTCAACCCTGTCCAAGCAAGCCTTTGTGCCAAAACACCTGCCTCGGGTCATACAGGACATGGTTTCGGCAGACACGTCCTTAGAGGCCCTGTGGAAGATGACCGTCTCGGTGAATGAGACTGATTGGGGTTTATGTCCGTCCTGTGCCGCCGAGGTTCGAGAGTTTTCGGTGGCAACGAAGGCGTCAGGCGAAACACCGGATGCCCCCGATCGAAACATGCAGTCACATCAGGCTTCGGGCGACATTACATTCGACCCCATCACATTCGACATCGTCTTAGGCTTGATGATCGTAGTAGGTGCTGTTGTCTTGGCCTGGTACGGGTACCGCACGGCGGACTCTGAGTTAATGATCCTGGGAGGGTTATTTCTCGGACTTCTATTCCTTACGGGTGTAGGCCTTGCGTTCTCGGGCCTCCGTTCAGTGACACGGAAGCGGAGACAAAGTCTGGCAAAGTGCAAGGAATGCAGTGCACAGTACAGCTTTTTGAGCGCTCGGGGCGATGGATTGTGTTCGGTCTGCGGAGATAGAGCCGATGAGGAGATGAAGCGCGACGAGGAGCAAGCAGAGCGCCTGAAAATCAGGAATACAAATGAGAAAATACGTGCATGGCTTGATGCAATTGCCAGTGGCGAAGAATGGAAACATTACGGCGTGGGCCTATGGACGTCATTAGGTCATCAGGCGTCCCAGACTGTCAATCTCTGGGCCGGCCGCTTTTTCGGCGGAATTCTCGGGGATATGTTGCATAGCGAGACGATGCTTATGAGTCTGGTGGCGGTTACAGAAAAGCACGATCTCTATATTGCGCATCTTGGGGGAACAGTCGGCATTTCCCCAGAGCGGATAAATTCGGCTGCTTTTAACAAGGCCACCGTCCTGAAAATGGTGCTCACCCGCGCCAATGTTTCAGTAGATCATGAAGGTAGGCTTGTCGTCAGGGGATTTCAAAACGGGAAATCCATTGCCATGTCCTTCCCCGCCTGCTTCATCGATGGAAATGAAAAACTGCCAGCACGCTTAATGTCCATCGCTGCACTCACACAGCAAGGGAAACAGCCACCAGTAGCCGTTCACACTGATCCGGACGTTGAGGATGCGGATTATCAACCCGGAAACAGTGTATTGGAATCATTGATGGTCCAAACACATACTGCTTGGAAGGCGGGCGAACTCGATCCCTTAAATAAGGTCTGTGCTCAGGAGGCGCGTACCAATTCCCTACGCGCATTTATCGATGGACATCGTCAATACGAAGAGGACATCCTCCGAGCACATCGGTTGCGGGCATTTGATGAGGACGAATTTCTTGTTGGTCTCAACGAAGAAGATTTTGTGCTCACGTCAAAAGCCCTTTATTTGTTTAAACCTGAAGAACAGGTCATCCTCTTGCGGGACGTCCAGAAATTCCAGACCAAGGGGATCTTAAAACTGACGCTCGAGCTCACTATGGCCAGCGGAGAAAAACGGACACTTCCCGGGATAGGATCGCTTCCCGAAGATCATTATGTCCAGCACTTTATGAGTTACGTTTATCCAGGAACAACTGCTTCGGCGACCATTGCGATCGCGGAAGCTCCAGAAAGCGAAGTCAGTTCTGCTGTTGAGTTTGATGAGCAGGTCGAGATAGCCACACCAGAGCTGGCGACGTTACAAGTTGAGGGTGAAAAACAGTCGGACGATATGCCTGTTTCGCTACTCTATCTGGCCGCCGCCGCAGGAGACGCCGGCGCGGTCAGAGCTCTGATCGAAAAGGGCACAAAAACGAACGTCAAAACGAGTGGCGGTGTAACGGCCCTGATGGGTGCGGCCGCCGGCGGTCATGGCGCAGTCGTCGACCTGCTGCTTGCACACGACACCGATGTGAATGCACAGGCGGAGTTAGGTCATTTTGCGCTATACCTAGCCGCGCAGAATGGTCATACAGGGATTGTGCGCGAACTGCTCAAGAAGGGCGCAAACGTCGACATGCAGACGAACTGGGGTGCCACATCACTCCAAGTGGCGGCGCAGCAGGGACACCGTGAGATCGCCGAGATCCTGCTGGAGTACGGCGCCACGGTCGACCTGGATTCACAGTTCGTACCGCGCGCCATAGTAATCGCCATGCACGCAAATCACACAGAGTTGGTCGAGTTACTGACACGGGCCACAGTGGGCCTTGTGCGAGTGGATGGACTGAGTTACCTCGGCACGCTTGGAAGTGATCAACTGCCTGTCGGCGAAGCCCGGCTGATCGATGGCCAGGTAACAATCAGCAGCAAGCGGTCAAGGCTCAAGAAAGATGACAGTGTAGACTCAAAGCAACCCGAATCTGTAAATGAAGAAGGACAGGCATCGATGTTCGTGTTCGATTACGAACGTATGTCGGACGCCTATGGCATTGCCGCATTCGGGGCGATCGCGGAGGGATTGCACGGCTCACGCGGTGTCTGTGCATTTCTCGATGGCGATCTGGAAATCGCCGCCGGAGGGGTGTCGGGTGTGCCAGGCCTCCTTATGGGAATTCGGGATAACGGGTGGGTGATCGGTACTTCACGAGCGGACAGCCCTTTGATCTTCCTGGCATCAATCGACCACCTCCATGGTTATGTCGCAGCCATGTGGACAGACAATGCTGAGGCCATAGACCTGCTAGATCGACACCTGGCGAACCGATTCCCCGATGCTTACCTAGGTTTCCTGAGGCATCCGCAGCGTCTCGATCTACCCAAGTTCCACGACATCTTCCAGCCGTTGCAGCTTCCGGTAAAGGCGACCTATGTGGATGGGAGGGAGAAAATCAACTAG
- a CDS encoding TOBE domain-containing protein: MASKKSVKGQLKGDVFLLTGNKQSFASTQIELLKAIHDCGSISKAAKAIGISYKTAWDRIDAMNNMSSQPLVTRSAGGAHGGGTVVTALGQRILEGFQSLQDEHQKYIERLGSKLHSLNDIASFIRSESMKTSARNQFRGTISRITPGAVNAEIEIDIGTAQPIIAIITQDSVERLGLEENGDVIALIKASSVIVSVDTTIVTSARNKFIGKVSRLVAGAVNTDVTLDVGGGKSVCAIITNISATDLGLKEGEKACALFKAPSVILLKDD; this comes from the coding sequence GTGGCAAGCAAGAAATCTGTGAAAGGCCAACTTAAGGGCGATGTTTTTCTGCTCACTGGCAATAAACAATCCTTTGCTTCAACGCAGATTGAGCTGCTGAAAGCGATCCACGATTGCGGCTCAATTTCTAAAGCCGCAAAAGCTATCGGTATCAGTTACAAAACGGCGTGGGATCGGATTGATGCGATGAATAATATGTCCAGTCAGCCGTTAGTAACGCGATCAGCTGGTGGCGCACACGGAGGGGGCACCGTAGTGACGGCGTTGGGGCAAAGGATTCTCGAAGGGTTTCAGTCTCTGCAGGATGAGCATCAAAAATACATTGAGCGTCTCGGCAGTAAACTCCACTCGTTGAACGATATCGCTAGTTTCATCAGGAGCGAAAGCATGAAAACCAGTGCCAGAAACCAATTCCGTGGCACCATTAGTCGGATCACGCCTGGTGCAGTGAATGCGGAAATTGAAATCGATATCGGCACTGCTCAACCGATCATCGCCATTATTACGCAAGACAGTGTTGAGCGACTTGGACTCGAGGAAAATGGTGACGTGATTGCCTTGATCAAAGCCTCGTCAGTCATCGTGAGCGTGGACACCACTATTGTCACCAGTGCGCGCAACAAATTCATTGGCAAGGTTTCCCGTTTAGTAGCCGGGGCTGTAAATACCGATGTCACTCTTGATGTCGGCGGCGGTAAATCAGTTTGCGCCATTATCACCAATATCAGCGCGACTGATCTGGGATTGAAAGAAGGTGAAAAGGCCTGCGCCTTGTTTAAGGCACCCAGCGTGATATTGCTAAAAGACGATTAA
- a CDS encoding ester cyclase, translating into MRHSSPKEVAAQWVAAYNRHDVEAAIALYDEQAINIQQPWRKSVSGRDTMRAIYIHVFQAFPDIVVDAEHVTADGNRVAIEWCFRGTMRGEFAGHAPTNRAFTLHGCEIFELSDGRISIQRGYWDKATMLEQLGINTKRQSG; encoded by the coding sequence GTGAGACACTCATCACCGAAAGAAGTTGCAGCGCAGTGGGTAGCGGCATACAACCGTCACGATGTCGAAGCAGCCATTGCGCTATATGATGAGCAGGCGATCAATATCCAGCAGCCGTGGCGCAAATCCGTCAGTGGCCGCGATACGATGCGCGCGATCTATATCCACGTATTCCAGGCTTTCCCTGATATCGTCGTCGATGCCGAACACGTCACAGCCGATGGCAACCGCGTCGCGATCGAATGGTGTTTCCGCGGCACGATGCGCGGCGAGTTCGCTGGCCACGCACCGACCAACCGTGCCTTCACGCTACATGGTTGTGAAATCTTCGAGCTAAGCGATGGCAGGATCAGCATTCAACGCGGCTACTGGGACAAGGCGACGATGCTCGAACAGCTTGGCATCAACACAAAGCGTCAATCCGGATAG